The genomic stretch CTGGACGGCGGCGTCAATCCGGAGTTGGAGTTGGGCCGATTCCTCACCGAGACCGCAGCCTTCGCGCATTCACCTCCGATTGCGGGTGCGCTGGAATATCGAGGTGAGGCGGGGGATGTCGCCACCGTCGCCATTCTTCAGGGATTCGTACGCAACGAGGCTGACGCCTGGACGCACGCCCTGGACAATGTACACCGCTTCTTCGATCGGGTCATGACCACGCGTCGCGACTGCCTTCCTGTTTCGAATGAGTTTCCTGCACGAGACCTTGTCGCCTCGTGTGACGAGCCTACTTCCCAACTGGCCTTGGAGTTCTGCAACGCCTACCTAGATTCCGCAGCGCTGCTGGGGCAGCGTACGGCCGAAATGCACCTGGCACTGTCCGGAGCGGCCGGGAATCCCCAGTTTGATCCTGAGCCGTTCACGGAGCACTACCAGCGTTCGCTGTATCAAGCCATGCGAGGCACCGCCCGTAAGAGCCTGCAATTATTGCGATCTCGCCTTCGAGACCTTCCCGAGGACATGGTGGCCGACGCCAAGCTGCTGCTCAGTTCCGAAGAACCGTTGCTCGGCCGATTTCGCGCCATTGTGGGCCGCAAGTTCGGCGGCGCGCGGATTCGCTGTCACGGCGACTACCACCTCGGGCAAGTGTTGTTCACCGGAAAGGATTTTGCGATCATCGACTTCGAGGGCGAGCCCACACGACGCGTGAGCGAGCGGCAAATCAAGCGTTCACCCCTTCGCGACGTCGCCGGAATGCTCCGCTCGTTCGATTACGCCAGCCAATCTGTACTGTTCAATCATTTTTTCGGCGTCGCGCAACAAGACGATGTGCCGAACTTACAGTGCTGGGCGGCGTTCTGGACGAACTGGGTCAGTAGC from Planctomycetia bacterium encodes the following:
- a CDS encoding phosphotransferase, with protein sequence LDGGVNPELELGRFLTETAAFAHSPPIAGALEYRGEAGDVATVAILQGFVRNEADAWTHALDNVHRFFDRVMTTRRDCLPVSNEFPARDLVASCDEPTSQLALEFCNAYLDSAALLGQRTAEMHLALSGAAGNPQFDPEPFTEHYQRSLYQAMRGTARKSLQLLRSRLRDLPEDMVADAKLLLSSEEPLLGRFRAIVGRKFGGARIRCHGDYHLGQVLFTGKDFAIIDFEGEPTRRVSERQIKRSPLRDVAGMLRSFDYASQSVLFNHFFGVAQQDDVPNLQCWAAFWTNWVSSRFLSAYLRTAAGALFLPTNREELRTLLEVFLLEKSTCELAYELSYRPTWVKIPIAGMLRILGVEK